In a single window of the Lagenorhynchus albirostris chromosome 19, mLagAlb1.1, whole genome shotgun sequence genome:
- the DDX19A gene encoding ATP-dependent RNA helicase DDX19A isoform X3, protein MGFNRPSKIQENALPMMLAEPPQNLIAQSQSGTGKTAAFVLAMLSRVEPAERYPQCLCLSPTYELALQTGKVIEQMGRFHPELKLAYAVRGNKLERGQKISEHIVIGTPGTVLDWCSKLKFIDPKKIKVFVLDEADVMIATQGHQDQSIRIQRMLPRNCQMLLFSATFEDSVWKFAQKVVPDPNIIKLKREEETLDTIKQYYVLCNSRDEKFQALCNIYGAITIAQAMIFCHTRKTASWLAAELSKEGHQVALLSGEMVVEQRAAVIERFREGKEKVLVTTNVCARGIDVEQVSVVINFDLPVDKDGNPDNETYLHRIGRTGRFGKRGLAVNMVDSKHSMNILNRIQEHFNKKIERLDTDDLDEIEKIAN, encoded by the exons ATGGGGTTCAATCGACCATCCAAGATACAAGAGAATGCGTTACCCATGATGCTTGCTGAGCC CCCACAGAACCTGATTGCCCAGTCTCAGTCTGGTACTGGTAAAACAGCTGCCTTCGTCCTGGCCATGCTCAGCCGAGTGGAACCAGCAGAGAGATACCCCCAG TGTCTGTGCCTCTCCCCAACATATGAGCTGGCGCTTCAGACAGGAAAAGTGATTGAGCAGATGGGCAGATTTCATCCCGAACTAAAGCTTGCTTATGCTGTTCGAGGCAATAAAT TGGAAAGAGGTCAGAAGATCAGTGAGCACATTGTCATTGGCACCCCTGGGACCGTTCTGGACTGGTGCTCCAAGCTCAAGTTCATTGACCCCAAGAAGATCAAGGTGTTTGTTCTGGATGAGGCTGACGTGATGATAGCTACTCAGGGCCACCAAGATCAGAGCATCCGCATCCAGAG GATGCTTCCCAGGAACTGCCAGATGCTGCTTTTCTCTGCCACCTTCGAAGACTCTGTCTGGAAATTTGCCCAGAAAGTGGTCCCAGACCCAAACATCATCAAATTGAAGCGCGAGGAGGAGACACTGGACACCATCAAGCAGTATTACGTCCTGTGCAATAGCAGAGATGAGAAGTTCCAGGCCTTGTGTAATATCTACGGGGCCATCACCATTGCTCAAGCCATGATCTTCTGCCAT aCCCGCAAAACAGCTAGTTGGCTGGCAGCAGAGCTCTCAAAAGAAGGCCACCAGGTGGCTCTGCTGAGTGGTGAAATGGTGGTGGAGCAGAGGGCTGCAGTGATTGAGCGCTTCCGAGAGGGCAAAGAGAAGGTTCTGGTCACCACCAACGTGTGTGCCCGCG GTATCGATGTGGAACAGGTGTCTGTCGTCATCAACTTTGACCTTCCCGTGGACAAGGATGGGAACCCGGACAACGAGACCTACCTGCACCGGATCGGGCGCACCGGCCGCTTTGGCAAGAGGGGCCTGGCCGTGAACATGGTGGACAGCAAGCACAGCATGAACATCCTGAACAGAATCCAGGAGCATTTCA ataagaaaatagaaagactGGACACAGATGACTTGGACGAGATTGAGAAAATAGCCAACTGA
- the DDX19A gene encoding ATP-dependent RNA helicase DDX19A isoform X2 gives MSGTFLIRKPQLLQGVYAMGFNRPSKIQENALPMMLAEPPQNLIAQSQSGTGKTAAFVLAMLSRVEPAERYPQCLCLSPTYELALQTGKVIEQMGRFHPELKLAYAVRGNKLERGQKISEHIVIGTPGTVLDWCSKLKFIDPKKIKVFVLDEADVMIATQGHQDQSIRIQRMLPRNCQMLLFSATFEDSVWKFAQKVVPDPNIIKLKREEETLDTIKQYYVLCNSRDEKFQALCNIYGAITIAQAMIFCHTRKTASWLAAELSKEGHQVALLSGEMVVEQRAAVIERFREGKEKVLVTTNVCARGIDVEQVSVVINFDLPVDKDGNPDNETYLHRIGRTGRFGKRGLAVNMVDSKHSMNILNRIQEHFNKKIERLDTDDLDEIEKIAN, from the exons ATGTCAGGAACATTTCTTATTAG GAAACCACAGCTTCTGCAGGGAGTCTATGCCATGGGGTTCAATCGACCATCCAAGATACAAGAGAATGCGTTACCCATGATGCTTGCTGAGCC CCCACAGAACCTGATTGCCCAGTCTCAGTCTGGTACTGGTAAAACAGCTGCCTTCGTCCTGGCCATGCTCAGCCGAGTGGAACCAGCAGAGAGATACCCCCAG TGTCTGTGCCTCTCCCCAACATATGAGCTGGCGCTTCAGACAGGAAAAGTGATTGAGCAGATGGGCAGATTTCATCCCGAACTAAAGCTTGCTTATGCTGTTCGAGGCAATAAAT TGGAAAGAGGTCAGAAGATCAGTGAGCACATTGTCATTGGCACCCCTGGGACCGTTCTGGACTGGTGCTCCAAGCTCAAGTTCATTGACCCCAAGAAGATCAAGGTGTTTGTTCTGGATGAGGCTGACGTGATGATAGCTACTCAGGGCCACCAAGATCAGAGCATCCGCATCCAGAG GATGCTTCCCAGGAACTGCCAGATGCTGCTTTTCTCTGCCACCTTCGAAGACTCTGTCTGGAAATTTGCCCAGAAAGTGGTCCCAGACCCAAACATCATCAAATTGAAGCGCGAGGAGGAGACACTGGACACCATCAAGCAGTATTACGTCCTGTGCAATAGCAGAGATGAGAAGTTCCAGGCCTTGTGTAATATCTACGGGGCCATCACCATTGCTCAAGCCATGATCTTCTGCCAT aCCCGCAAAACAGCTAGTTGGCTGGCAGCAGAGCTCTCAAAAGAAGGCCACCAGGTGGCTCTGCTGAGTGGTGAAATGGTGGTGGAGCAGAGGGCTGCAGTGATTGAGCGCTTCCGAGAGGGCAAAGAGAAGGTTCTGGTCACCACCAACGTGTGTGCCCGCG GTATCGATGTGGAACAGGTGTCTGTCGTCATCAACTTTGACCTTCCCGTGGACAAGGATGGGAACCCGGACAACGAGACCTACCTGCACCGGATCGGGCGCACCGGCCGCTTTGGCAAGAGGGGCCTGGCCGTGAACATGGTGGACAGCAAGCACAGCATGAACATCCTGAACAGAATCCAGGAGCATTTCA ataagaaaatagaaagactGGACACAGATGACTTGGACGAGATTGAGAAAATAGCCAACTGA
- the DDX19A gene encoding ATP-dependent RNA helicase DDX19A isoform X1, with protein MATDSWALAVDKQEAAVKSMSNLQIKEEKVKPDTNGVIKTNATPEKTDEEEKEDRAAQSLLNKLIRSNLVDNTNQVEVLQRDPNSPLYSVKSFEELRLKPQLLQGVYAMGFNRPSKIQENALPMMLAEPPQNLIAQSQSGTGKTAAFVLAMLSRVEPAERYPQCLCLSPTYELALQTGKVIEQMGRFHPELKLAYAVRGNKLERGQKISEHIVIGTPGTVLDWCSKLKFIDPKKIKVFVLDEADVMIATQGHQDQSIRIQRMLPRNCQMLLFSATFEDSVWKFAQKVVPDPNIIKLKREEETLDTIKQYYVLCNSRDEKFQALCNIYGAITIAQAMIFCHTRKTASWLAAELSKEGHQVALLSGEMVVEQRAAVIERFREGKEKVLVTTNVCARGIDVEQVSVVINFDLPVDKDGNPDNETYLHRIGRTGRFGKRGLAVNMVDSKHSMNILNRIQEHFNKKIERLDTDDLDEIEKIAN; from the exons ATGGCCACCGATTCGTGGGCCCTGGCAGTGGACAAGCAGGAAGCGGCTGTCAAGTCG ATGAGTAATTTGCAGATCAAGGAAGAGAAAGTCAAACCAGATACCAATG GTGTTATCAAAACTAATGCCACTCCAGAGAAaacagatgaagaagagaaag AGGACAGAGCCGCCCAGTCCTTACTCAACAAGCTGATCAGAAGCAACCTTGTCGATAACACGAACCAAGTGGAAGTCCTGCAGCGAGATCCAAACTCCCCTCTCTACTCAGTGAAGTCCTTCGAGGAGCTTCGGCT GAAACCACAGCTTCTGCAGGGAGTCTATGCCATGGGGTTCAATCGACCATCCAAGATACAAGAGAATGCGTTACCCATGATGCTTGCTGAGCC CCCACAGAACCTGATTGCCCAGTCTCAGTCTGGTACTGGTAAAACAGCTGCCTTCGTCCTGGCCATGCTCAGCCGAGTGGAACCAGCAGAGAGATACCCCCAG TGTCTGTGCCTCTCCCCAACATATGAGCTGGCGCTTCAGACAGGAAAAGTGATTGAGCAGATGGGCAGATTTCATCCCGAACTAAAGCTTGCTTATGCTGTTCGAGGCAATAAAT TGGAAAGAGGTCAGAAGATCAGTGAGCACATTGTCATTGGCACCCCTGGGACCGTTCTGGACTGGTGCTCCAAGCTCAAGTTCATTGACCCCAAGAAGATCAAGGTGTTTGTTCTGGATGAGGCTGACGTGATGATAGCTACTCAGGGCCACCAAGATCAGAGCATCCGCATCCAGAG GATGCTTCCCAGGAACTGCCAGATGCTGCTTTTCTCTGCCACCTTCGAAGACTCTGTCTGGAAATTTGCCCAGAAAGTGGTCCCAGACCCAAACATCATCAAATTGAAGCGCGAGGAGGAGACACTGGACACCATCAAGCAGTATTACGTCCTGTGCAATAGCAGAGATGAGAAGTTCCAGGCCTTGTGTAATATCTACGGGGCCATCACCATTGCTCAAGCCATGATCTTCTGCCAT aCCCGCAAAACAGCTAGTTGGCTGGCAGCAGAGCTCTCAAAAGAAGGCCACCAGGTGGCTCTGCTGAGTGGTGAAATGGTGGTGGAGCAGAGGGCTGCAGTGATTGAGCGCTTCCGAGAGGGCAAAGAGAAGGTTCTGGTCACCACCAACGTGTGTGCCCGCG GTATCGATGTGGAACAGGTGTCTGTCGTCATCAACTTTGACCTTCCCGTGGACAAGGATGGGAACCCGGACAACGAGACCTACCTGCACCGGATCGGGCGCACCGGCCGCTTTGGCAAGAGGGGCCTGGCCGTGAACATGGTGGACAGCAAGCACAGCATGAACATCCTGAACAGAATCCAGGAGCATTTCA ataagaaaatagaaagactGGACACAGATGACTTGGACGAGATTGAGAAAATAGCCAACTGA